From Polaribacter butkevichii, a single genomic window includes:
- a CDS encoding glycosyltransferase family 2 protein, producing MKISVVIPLYNKKDSIITTIQTVLNQTILPEEIVVVNDGSTDGSDAIVTQFNHSLVRLIDQKNAGVAAARNKGIEEAKHEWIALLDADDIWNINYLKEIKALATQFPYCNVLATAYEMQDYKGNKTPLKLNKIPFKEDAGILINYFEVACCSHPPLWSSAIVIKKRALQDIDGFPLGIKSGEDLLTWAKLAVKNKIAYNLNPLAVFVQDSAHTYDDKPNRIPENIDVVGKELSSLYKKNKNIICLKNYISSWKKMRASIYLRLGLRSKSVKAALEAIYYNPFNKMVYVYLCLTVIPNKILHRVLKINK from the coding sequence ATGAAAATAAGTGTAGTTATTCCTCTATATAATAAAAAAGATAGCATTATTACTACTATTCAAACAGTTTTAAACCAAACGATTCTTCCTGAAGAAATAGTGGTTGTTAATGATGGTTCTACAGATGGTTCTGATGCTATTGTAACTCAATTTAACCATTCTTTGGTGAGGTTAATAGATCAAAAAAATGCAGGTGTTGCTGCTGCTCGTAATAAAGGAATTGAAGAGGCTAAACATGAATGGATTGCATTGTTAGATGCAGATGATATATGGAATATAAATTATTTAAAAGAAATTAAAGCTTTGGCAACACAATTTCCTTATTGCAATGTTTTGGCAACAGCTTATGAAATGCAAGATTATAAAGGGAATAAAACGCCTCTAAAATTAAATAAAATTCCGTTTAAGGAAGATGCCGGAATTTTAATAAATTATTTTGAAGTTGCCTGCTGTTCACACCCACCACTGTGGTCTTCTGCAATTGTGATAAAAAAAAGGGCTTTACAAGATATTGATGGTTTTCCTTTAGGTATAAAATCTGGTGAAGATTTATTAACATGGGCAAAATTGGCAGTTAAAAATAAGATTGCTTATAATTTAAATCCATTAGCTGTTTTTGTACAAGATAGCGCCCATACATATGATGATAAACCTAATAGAATTCCAGAAAATATAGATGTTGTAGGTAAGGAGCTAAGTAGTTTATATAAAAAAAACAAGAATATAATTTGTTTGAAAAATTATATTTCTTCTTGGAAAAAAATGAGAGCTTCTATTTACTTAAGATTAGGTTTAAGATCTAAATCGGTAAAAGCAGCTTTAGAGGCTATATATTATAATCCATTTAATAAAATGGTATATGTTTATTTATGCCTAACAGTGATTCCTAATAAAATTTTACATAGAGTTTTAAAGATTAACAAATAA
- a CDS encoding O-antigen ligase family protein, whose product MAIGLSLLAFLLIIIYGFEYAFMGKTYAVSTTWNKRIKFKVNAQQRFILLLLATAIVQAGAFSALLLLVWMGLLIGILFRYGIQMFTSPMLKIYALYLCWLLFSLVLTSEKGYGFRVLAKYLFPFLVVLVVSSVKITDIFFIKALKVSFIAGVIINSCIVLMKILPIYAIYNPILWWQPAVIDVNPFFIASGLLLYKFSKKKQILFAILLFISIPIVESVRTGLIGIGVFFLAVSFFKYKLKALPVFVLIVASFIASILFVPTVRNKMFRHTFNSAEEVINMSSNLSPDSIDSNGRFAMWEWSLNTFYEGNELMGAGIGQMQARFYSGNHPFGIIKIAHNDYLQIICDTGQIGLFLYTLIIISFVWHAFIIYNDKKNNVLARQAAFIAGTSLCGIMATAFTDNVINYSLITLSYPYAFLGFALVMKSKRK is encoded by the coding sequence ATGGCTATAGGATTAAGTTTATTGGCATTTTTGCTTATAATTATTTATGGTTTTGAATATGCCTTTATGGGTAAAACGTATGCTGTAAGTACTACTTGGAATAAAAGAATAAAATTTAAGGTAAACGCTCAACAACGTTTTATTTTATTATTATTGGCAACAGCTATTGTACAGGCAGGTGCTTTTTCTGCGTTACTATTATTAGTTTGGATGGGGTTGTTGATAGGCATATTATTTAGGTATGGTATTCAAATGTTTACATCGCCAATGCTAAAAATTTATGCCTTGTATTTGTGTTGGTTATTGTTTTCATTGGTTTTAACCTCAGAAAAAGGATATGGTTTTCGTGTATTAGCAAAATATTTATTTCCTTTTTTAGTAGTATTAGTGGTTTCCTCTGTAAAAATTACAGACATATTTTTTATAAAAGCGCTAAAAGTTAGTTTTATAGCTGGTGTTATAATAAATAGCTGCATAGTATTAATGAAAATTTTACCAATCTATGCTATATACAATCCTATTTTGTGGTGGCAACCTGCGGTGATAGATGTAAATCCTTTTTTTATAGCTTCTGGTTTATTGTTGTATAAGTTTTCAAAAAAAAAACAGATACTATTTGCAATACTACTTTTTATTAGTATTCCAATAGTAGAGAGTGTAAGAACAGGGTTAATTGGTATAGGTGTCTTTTTTTTAGCAGTATCTTTTTTTAAGTATAAATTAAAGGCTTTACCTGTGTTTGTATTAATAGTTGCCAGTTTTATAGCTTCTATTTTATTTGTGCCTACGGTAAGAAATAAAATGTTTAGGCACACTTTTAATAGTGCAGAAGAGGTTATTAATATGAGTAGTAATTTATCGCCAGATAGTATTGATAGTAATGGACGTTTTGCTATGTGGGAATGGAGTTTAAATACTTTTTATGAAGGAAATGAGCTTATGGGAGCTGGTATAGGCCAAATGCAGGCTCGTTTTTATTCTGGCAACCATCCTTTCGGAATTATAAAAATAGCTCATAACGATTATCTACAAATTATTTGTGATACAGGCCAAATAGGATTGTTTTTATATACGCTTATAATTATAAGTTTTGTTTGGCATGCTTTTATAATTTATAATGATAAAAAAAATAATGTATTAGCAAGACAAGCTGCTTTTATTGCAGGTACTTCTTTGTGTGGTATTATGGCAACTGCGTTTACAGATAATGTTATCAATTATTCATTAATTACCTTAAGTTATCCTTATGCCTTTTTGGGTTTTGCATTGGTAATGAAATCTAAAAGAAAGTAA
- a CDS encoding glycosyltransferase family 4 protein: MKIVYIIDSLENSGGMERVLTSKANWLASKKEFDVTIISRRANKDGCFFELNKNVTVDSLNLTPTNNKILNLLFKTDKNRFKKELTKKLLQLKPDITISLFGDEYEFLHTIKDGSKKILEFHFSKNYLTHLMDNIPNLSFRKFRKLYARYLQYKQQRVVLKFDKFVLLTEKDQSLWQKPSNSLVISNPLSFSSDKKSDGQQKEIIAIGRFIAQKGFDLLINAFRLITKNNPDWKLTIYGEGQDKDYLLDLINRYHLQKVILLKSPSKKIKEALLNSSILAFSSRYEGFGLVLTEAMECGLPCVAFDCECGPSEIISHKKDGYLVSDFNIDFFAKNLEYLMVNNKERLLMGQNASKNVKRFHIDKIMIKWTELFKDII; encoded by the coding sequence ATGAAAATTGTATATATAATTGATTCATTAGAAAATTCTGGAGGTATGGAGCGTGTTCTTACTTCTAAAGCAAATTGGCTTGCATCTAAAAAAGAGTTTGATGTAACCATAATATCTAGAAGAGCTAATAAAGATGGGTGTTTTTTTGAGTTAAATAAAAATGTAACTGTTGATAGTTTAAACTTAACACCAACTAATAACAAAATTTTAAATTTATTATTTAAAACAGATAAGAATAGGTTTAAAAAAGAATTGACAAAAAAGTTATTACAATTAAAACCAGACATTACCATAAGTCTGTTTGGTGATGAGTATGAGTTTTTACATACCATTAAGGATGGAAGTAAAAAGATACTAGAATTTCATTTTTCTAAAAATTATTTAACCCATTTAATGGATAATATTCCAAATTTATCCTTTAGAAAATTTAGAAAATTATATGCTCGTTATCTTCAGTATAAACAACAAAGAGTCGTTTTAAAATTTGATAAGTTTGTGTTGTTAACAGAAAAAGATCAGTCACTTTGGCAAAAACCATCCAATAGTTTGGTAATTTCTAATCCTTTGTCTTTTTCTTCTGATAAAAAGTCTGATGGGCAGCAAAAAGAAATTATAGCCATTGGTAGATTTATAGCTCAAAAAGGTTTTGATTTATTGATTAATGCATTTCGTTTAATTACAAAAAACAATCCAGATTGGAAATTAACAATTTATGGAGAAGGACAAGATAAAGACTATTTATTAGACCTAATAAATCGTTATCATTTACAAAAAGTAATTTTATTAAAATCACCATCAAAAAAAATAAAAGAAGCATTATTAAATAGTTCTATACTGGCTTTTTCATCAAGATACGAAGGTTTTGGGTTGGTATTAACAGAGGCAATGGAATGTGGTTTACCATGTGTTGCTTTTGATTGTGAATGTGGTCCTTCAGAAATTATTTCTCATAAGAAAGATGGTTATTTAGTAAGCGATTTTAACATAGATTTTTTTGCTAAAAACTTAGAATATTTAATGGTTAATAATAAAGAAAGATTGTTGATGGGGCAAAATGCATCCAAAAATGTAAAACGATTCCATATTGATAAAATCATGATAAAATGGACAGAATTATTTAAAGATATTATATGA